One Glycine max cultivar Williams 82 chromosome 3, Glycine_max_v4.0, whole genome shotgun sequence DNA window includes the following coding sequences:
- the LOC100792660 gene encoding BTB/POZ and MATH domain-containing protein 2, which translates to MGKILQETAKPSANSTSAYPSAAPGTTSSMSVTETVRGSHQFKITGYSLSKGIGIGKYMASDVFSVGGYNWAIYFYPDGKSVEDNATYVSLFIALASEGTDVRALFELTLLDQSGKERHKVHSHFERTLESGPYTLKYRGSMWGYKRFFKRTALETSDYLKDDCLSVNCSVGVVRSRTEGPKIYTIAIPPSSIGQKFGHLLESGKGSDVNFEVNDDIFAAHKLVLAARSPVFRAQLFGPMKDQNTQCIKVEDMEAPVFKALLHFIYWDSLPDMQELTGLDSKWASTLMAQHLLAAADRHGLERLRLMCEASLCEDVAINTVATTLALAEQHHCFQLKAVCLKFIATSQNLRAVMQTDGFEYLKESCPSVLTELLEYVARFTEHSDIMCNHRNDALLDGSDINGRRVKQRL; encoded by the exons ATGGGTAAGATTCTCCAAGAAACCGCGAAGCCGTCGGCGAATTCCACATCGGCGTACCCCTCTGCGGCGCCCGGCACCACGTCGTCGATGTCGGTGACGGAGACGGTGAGGGGGTCGCACCAGTTCAAGATTACGGGGTACTCGCTCTCGAAGGGGATCGGGATTGGGAAGTACATGGCCTCCGACGTGTTTTCCGTCGGAGGGTACAATTGGGCGATTTATTTCTACCCTGATGGGAAGAGCGTGGAGGACAATGCGACCTACGTGTCGCTCTTCATCGCGCTGGCCAGCGAAGGCACCGACGTTAGGGCACTTTTCGAGTTGACCCTTCTGGATCAGAGTGGGAAGGAGAGGCACAAGGTGCATAGCCATTTCGAGAGGACTCTTGAGAGCGGGCCTTACACCTTGAAGTACCGTGGTAGTATGTG GGGTTACAAGCGGTTTTTCAAGAGAACAGCTCTAGAGACATCAGACTACCTTAAAGATGATTGTCTGTCTGTGAATTGTAGTGTTGGTGTTGTGAGGTCACGCACGGAAGGTCCGAAAATCTATACCATAGCAATACCGCCTTCTAGCATTGGTCAGAAATTTGGACATCTGCTGGAAAGTGGTAAAGGCAGTGATGTAAATTTTGAAGttaatgatgatatttttgCTGCACATAAATTGGTACTAGCAGCTCGTTCACCTGTTTTCAGAGCACAGCTTTTTGGTCCTATGAAAGATCAGAATACCCAGTGTATTAAAGTTGAAGACATGGAAGCTCCAGTTTTCAAG GCATTGCTTCATTTTATATACTGGGACTCGCTACCAGACATGCAAGAGCTTACTGGGTTGGACTCAAAATGGGCATCAACCTTAATGGCTCAGCATCTTCTAGCAGCAGCTGATCGTCATGGCTTAGAGAGGCTTAGGCTGATGTGTGAAGCGAGTCTCTGTGAAGATGTTGCTATTAATACTGTGGCTACAACTCTAGCCTTGGCAGAGCAGCACCATTGTTTCCAGCTTAAAGCTGTCTGTCTCAAGTTTATTGCTACCTCTCAAAATCTTAGAG CTGTGATGCAAACTGACGGATTTGAGTACTTGAAGGAAAGCTGCCCATCTGTTCTGACTGAGCTATTGGAGTACGTTGCCAGATTTACTGAGCATTCAGACATCATGTGCAATCATAGGAATGATGCCCTACTTGATGGCAGTGATATAAATGGGAGGCGGGTGAAGCAAAGGCTCTAG
- the LOC102665888 gene encoding sm-like protein LSM2, with amino-acid sequence MLFFSYFKDLVGREVIVELKNDLAIKGTLHSVDQYLNIKLENTSVVNQEKYPHMLSVRNCFIRGSVVRYVQLPPEGVDIELLHDATRREARGG; translated from the exons ATG TTGTTCTTCTCGTACTTCAAGGATTTGGTGGGGAGGGAAGTAATCGTGGAGCTGAAGAACGATTTGGCCATCAAAGGGACGTTGCATTCTGTTGATCAGTACCTCAACATCAAGCTCGAAAACACTAGCGTCGTCAATCAAGAAAAGTACCCTCACATG CTTTCTGTAAGGAACTGCTTCATCAGAGGTTCGGTAGTGAGATATGTGCAATTGCCTCCAGAAGGTGTGGACATTGAATTATTGCACGATGCCACAAGAAGAGAAGCTCGGGGCGGTTAA
- the LOC121174577 gene encoding mediator of RNA polymerase II transcription subunit 33A-like, with translation METNLVTPAGSLMPLAGQSYGDSWSSLWLPIDLILEDALDGAQVAAFSAIEIITVVIAGMVKTLHVVNGTMWHNTFLGLWVAALRLVQRVGIILTEKERDLKEGPIPRLDTCMCMLLSITTLVVTNIIEEEEGQLIEEPEHSPTNQGKNKLALGKCHGELITSLQLLGDYESLLTPPQLVLVEANQAAAKAIVFLSGNPVGSGCFKYMSTNDMPMKCCE, from the exons atgGAGACTAACTTAGTCACACCTGCTGGTTCTCTGATGCCTTTGGCTGGTCAATCTTATGGGGATAGTTGGTCTTCACTCTGGCTTCCTATTGATCTTATCCTGGAAGATGCTTTGGATGGAGCACAAGTGGCAGCATTTAGTGCTATTGAAATTATTACCG TTGTAATTGCAGGTATGGTGAAGACTTTACATGTAGTTAATGGCACTATGTGGCACAATACATTTTTGGGTTTATGGGTTGCAGCACTGCGTCTGGTTCAAAGGGTTGGAATTATTCTAACAGAAAAG GAGAGGGATTTAAAAGAAGGTCCTATACCTCGCCTTGATACCTGCATGTGTATGTTACTGAGCATTACAACCCTCGTGGTAACTAATATTATAGAAGAAGAGGAAGGTCAACTTATTGAAGAACCTGAACATAGCCCTACAAATCAAGGGAAAAATAAACTGGCTCTGGGGAAGTGTCATGGGGAATTGATTACCAGCTTACAGCTATTGGGTGATTATGAGTCCTTACTGACACCACCTCAACTTGTTCTTGTGGAAGCCAATCAAGCTGCTGCCAAAGCTATTGTGTTCTTATCAGGAAACCCTGTTGGTAGTGGATGCTTCAAATATATGAGCACGAATGACATGCCGATGAAATGTTGTGAGTAA
- the LOC100797410 gene encoding mediator of RNA polymerase II transcription subunit 33B → MFVLNPYLLCLWCAGDTFFYFLFLCSFFFLLAAGNLRHLIVEACIAKKLLDTSAYLWPGYVNTCSNQIPCSISNHVSGWSSLMEGSQLTPALVNVLVATPASSLAEIEKIYEIAINGSDEEKISAATILCGASLVRGWNVQEHTVLFITKLLSPIDPPNYSGAESHLTSQAPFLNVLLIGISSMDCVHIFSLHGLVPLLAPGLMLICEVFGSCVPDSSWTLASGEKLTHWEVFCNAFTLLLRFWRFDHLPIEQVRSDATTPPFGSLPSPECLLLVRNCKLASFGRTEKDQQRLKRWPKILCFSVEPVFMDSFPKLNFWYRKHQECIASFRSGLVPGRPVNQIVDALLSMMFKKVSNGVKPSTPTTSGSSNSSGNALDDALMKLKVPAWDILEAIPFVLDSALTSCAYGKTSTRELATGLKDLADFLPASLVTIASYFSAEVTRGIWKPSFMNGTDWPSPAANLAHIEQQIKKILAATGVNVPSLDIDGDSPATLPFPLAAFVSLTLTYKLDKATEPFLALIAPAMNAVASGCPWPSLPIVTSLWIQKVKRWSNYFVLSASSTVFHHNKDAIAQLLKSCFTSTLGLGYGSIYNNGGVSALLGDGSVSRISNGISPVAPGILYIRVYRSIGDITLLIKEIVPILMLSVTDIASSDLMPKGVVRKPKKTKFGVKYGQVSLARSMARVKHAALLGASLVWISGGQKLIQYLMRETLPSWFLSATMFEQDGGESGVMVAKLKGYALAFFVFLSAAFAWGIDNSYSPKQRAEVVGLHLKFLASTLNRNGAMFSRCTTWKAYVSGLVSLMVGQAPSWVREVDADLLKRLSWGLSQMDEHKLALRLLEIGGIGVMGAAAEMIIGFEHRS, encoded by the exons ATGTTTGTTCTGAATCCCTATCTTTTATGTCTTTGGTGTGCAGgtgacacttttttttattttttatttttgtgttcatttttttttttacttgcagCTGGAAACTTGCGACATCTAATTGTTGAGGCTTGTATTGCAAAAAAATTGCTTGATACATCAGCTTATTTATGGCCTGGCTATGTGAATACATGCAGCAATCAAATTCCTTGTAGCATTTCTAATCATGTGTCTGGCTGGTCATCGTTGATGGAGGGATCACAGCTAACTCCTGCATTGGTTAATGTCTTAGTTGCGACTCCAGCTTCCAG CTTGGCAGAGATTgagaaaatatatgaaattgCAATCAATGGTTCAGATGAAGAAAAGATATCTGCTGCTACCATTCTATGTGGGGCATCTCTGGTACGTGGTTGGAATGTACAG GAGCATACCGttctttttataacaaaattgcTTTCACCTATAGATCCTCCTAATTACTCTGGGGCTGAAAGCCATTTGACCAGCCAAGCTCCATTTTTAAACGTTCTTCTTATTGGAATCTCATCTATGGACTGTGTTCATATATTCTCCCTACATGGTTTG GTTCCATTACTTGCACCAGGACTAATGCTAATATGTGAGGTTTTTGGATCATGTGTTCCTGATTCCTCGTGGACACTTGCAAGTGGAGAAAAACTCACTCATTGGGAAGTATTCTGTAATGCGTTTACTCTTTTGCTGAGGTTCTGGCGGTTTGATCATCTACCTATTGAACAAGTGAGGAGCGATGCAACAACTCCACCATTTGGATCACTACCTAGTCCTGAATGCCTTTTATTAGTTCGAAACTGTAAATTGGCATCATTTGGAAGAACAGAAAAGGATCAACAGAGGCTCAAAAGATGGCCAaagattttatgtttttccGTAGAACCTGTATTCATGGATTCCTTTCCAAAATTAAACTTTTGGTATCGGAAACATCAAGAATGCATTGCTTCATTCCGCTCTGGTCTTGTGCCTGGAAGGCCTGTTAATCAAATTGTTGATGCTCTACTCAGCATGATGTTTAAGAAGGTAAGTAACGGTGTCAAACCTTCGACACCTACTACTTCAGGAAGCAGCAATTCATCTGGGAATGCATTGGATGATGCTTTAATGAAACTAAAAGTGCCTGCCTGGGATATCCTCGAAGCTATTCCCTTTGTGCTGGATTCTGCTCTGACATCTTGTGCTTATGGGAAAACCTCTACCCGTGAACTGGCTACAG gTCTCAAAGATCTAGCCGATTTTCTTCCAGCTTCTTTGGTTACCATTGCAAGCTACTTTTCAGCTGAAGTTACACGGGGCATATGGAAGCCATCTTTTATGAATGGAACTGACTGGCCTAGCCCTGCTGCAAATCTAGCACATATTGAgcaacaaataaagaaaatcttAGCAGCCACAGGTGTCAATGTCCCAAGCCTTGATATAG ATGGGGATTCTCCAGCTACACTTCCTTTTCCTTTGGCAGCTTTTGTAAGCCTCACATTAACATATAAACTCGACAAGGCCACTGAGCCATTCCTTGCACTGATTGCCCCTGCTATGAATGCCGTTGCTTCTGGTTGTCCCTGGCCCTCCTTGCCCATTGTGACCTCTCTGTGGATCCAGAAGGTGAAGCGTTGGAGTAACTACTTTGTGCTCTCTGCTTCCAGCACTGTTTTCCACCACAACAAGGATGCTATAGCTCAACTACTAAAAAGTTGCTTCACATCCACCCTTGGGTTAGGCTATGGCAGCATTTATAATAATGGCGGTGTCAGTGCCCTCCTTGGTGATGGTTCTGTTTCCCGAATATCCAATGGGATCTCTCCAGTGGCTCCAGGAATTCTTTACATAAGAGTGTACCGGTCTATTGGAGATATCACCTTATTGATTAAAGAAATTGTGCCTATTTTAATGCTTTCAGTTACAGACATTGCAAGTAGTGATTTGATGCCCAAGGGGGTTGTAAGGAAACCAAAGAAAACCAAGTTTGGGGTAAAATATGGCCAAGTTTCTCTTGCCAGATCCATGGCACGTGTCAAGCATGCCGCTCTACTCGGGGCTTCATTGGTTTGGATATCAGGTGGACAAAAGTTGATTCAATATTTGATGAGGGAGACTCTGCCTTCCTGGTTTTTATCAGCTACCATGTTCGAGCAAGATGGTGGAGAATCTGGAGTTATGGTTGCTAAGCTCAAAGGTTATGCACtggcattttttgtttttcttagtgCAGCATTTGCCTGGGGTATTGACAATTCGTATTCACCAAAACAACGGGCAGAGGTTGTCGGCTTGCATTTGAAATTTCTTGCAAGCACCCTGAACAGGAACGGAGCAATGTTTTCTCGTTGTACTACTTGGAAAGCCTATGTGTCAGGGTTAGTGAGCTTGATGGTGGGTCAAGCTCCATCATGGGTTCGGGAAGTCGATGCTGATTTGTTGAAGAGACTGAGCTGGGGATTAAGTCAGATGGATGAACACAAGTTGGCTCTTCGCCTTTTGGAAATTGGAGGAATAGGTGTCATGGGTGCAGCAGCTGAAATGATAATTGGATTTGAACATAGATCTTAA
- the LOC100797949 gene encoding isoamylase 2, chloroplastic, protein MTSLAPRFSFSVIPGSHHSKPKFSCFHEPFIQRKHLWPKLGLQNPISPFSRNPTSSKLCATSRLSIEETEQQLGTLSRPEYLKGSSAYLFRTETGGGLVKVYVTKRKDRYFVYTEISSLDISGSVGETLLLCWGVYRSDSSCFVDLDTIGLRENAATGMNVSPLVQNSDGNFAVELEFDAKHVPLYLSFFLMSSLDAGMEIRSHRGTNFCVPVGLLPGYPGPLGLFCSPDGSVNFAIFSRRAESVVLCLYDENDMEKPALELDLDPYVNRTGDIWHVAFESAKGFMSYGYSCRGGVLKRNKDDGFAEHVVLDPYAKIVGNSYPDGVGFVKNLGWLGKEPDFDWGGDCHLDLSMEKLVVYRLNVKRFTQHESSQLPSGLAGTFTGLAKKVQHFKDLGVNAILLEPVFTFDEKKGPYFPSHFFSLMHIYGPSGGPVSAIASMKEMVKTMHANGIEVLVEVVFSNTAEIGALQGIDDSTYYYANGVGGLKGQSALNCNYPIVQSLILDSLRHWVTEFHIDGFSFLNASHLLRGFHGEYLTRPPLVEAIAFDPVLSKTKIIADCWDPHGMVAKEIRFPHWMRWAEINTNFCNDVRNFLRGENLLSNLATRLCGSGDIFSGGRGPAFSFNYIARNFGVSLVDLVSFSSTDELSWNCGEEGPTNNTAILERRLKQIRNFLFILFVSLGVPVLNMGDECGQSSGGFTAYDGIKPFSWSSLKTGFGKQTSQFIFFLSSFRRRRSDLLQRMSFLKEENIEWYGSDGAPPRWEDLSCKFLAMALKAEEKEFLESSVSSDISGDLFIAFNAAGHPETAVLPLPPEGMLWYRLVDTALPFPGFFSASGEVVPEQTAGLFTYRMKSYSCTLFEANNSTI, encoded by the coding sequence ATGACAAGTCTCGCGCCACGCTTCTCATTCTCAGTGATTCCTGGGAGTCACCACAGCAAACCCAAATTCTCTTGTTTTCACGAACCCTTTATCCAAAGGAAGCACCTTTGGCCCAAACTTGGATTGCAAAACCCCATTTCCCCCTTTTCTCGGAACCCCACTTCTTCAAAATTGTGTGCCACGTCACGCTTGTCCATTGAGGAAACGGAGCAGCAACTTGGAACCTTGAGCCGACCCGAATACCTAAAAGGTTCATCGGCGTATTTGTTTAGGACTGAAACTGGTGGCGGGTTGGTGAAAGTTTATGTCACAAAGAGAAAAGATAGGTATTTTGTTTACACTGAGATTTCATCGTTGGATATAAGTGGTAGTGTTGGTGAAACGCTTTTGTTGTGTTGGGGTGTGTATAGAAGTGATTCATCGTGTTTTGTGGATCTGGATACGATAGGTTTGAGAGAAAATGCGGCGACGGGGATGAATGTTAGTCCCTTGGTGCAAAATTCTGATGGAAACTTTGCAGTTGAATTGGAATTTGATGCAAAGCATGTTCCTTTGTACTTGTCGTTTTTCTTGATGTCGTCTTTGGATGCAGGGATGGAGATTAGAAGCCATAGGGGAACGAATTTTTGCGTGCCGGTTGGGTTGCTTCCGGGGTACCCGGGTCCTTTGGGGCTCTTTTGTTCTCCTGATGGGTCTGTGAATTTTGCTATTTTCTCGAGACGTGCTGAGAGTGTGGTTTTATGCTTGTATGATGAGAATGACATGGAGAAGCCTGCTTTGGAGCTTGATTTGGATCCTTATGTGAATAGGACAGGTGATATCTGGCATGTCGCGTTTGAGAGTGCCAAGGGTTTCATGAGCTATGGTTATAGCTGCAGAGGGGGTGTTCTTAAGAGGAACAAGGATGATGGTTTTGCTGAGCACGTTGTTTTGGATCCGTATGCTAAGATTGTTGGGAATTCTTATCCTGATGGTGTTGGATTTGTGAAGAATCTTGGATGGTTGGGGAAGGAACCTGATTTTGATTGGGGTGGTGATTGTCATCTGGATTTGTCCATGGAGAAACTGGTGGTTTATAGGTTGAATGTGAAGCGCTTTACGCAGCACGAGTCCAGCCAACTTCCGAGTGGTTTAGCTGGGACCTTTACTGGTTTGGCTAAGAAGGTTCAGCATTTTAAAGATCTAGGAGTGAATGCCATTCTTCTGGAGCCGGTTTTCACATTTGACGAGAAAAAGGGACCATATTTTCCTAGCCACTTTTTTTCTCTGATGCACATTTATGGGCCATCTGGTGGTCCTGTATCTGCTATTGCCTCTATGAAAGAGATGGTTAAAACTATGCATGCCAATGGGATAGAAGTTCTTGTGGAAGTTGTTTTCTCCAATACCGCTGAGATTGGTGCTCTACAGGGAATTGACGACTCAACCTACTATTATGCAAATGGAGTTGGTGGTTTGAAGGGGCAGAGTGCTCTGAACTGTAACTATCCTATAGTGCAAAGTTTGATTCTGGATAGTCTTCGGCATTGGGTGACTGAGTTTCACATTGATGGCTTCTCTTTCTTAAATGCTTCACACCTTCTGAGAGGATTTCATGGGGAGTACTTGACTAGACCTCCATTAGTTGAAGCTATAGCTTTTGACCCAGTACTCTCCAAGACTAAAATCATTGCAGATTGTTGGGATCCCCATGGCATGGTAGCAAAGGAAATTCGCTTTCCTCATTGGATGAGATGGGctgaaataaatacaaatttttgtaACGATGTGAGGAACTTTTTAAGGGGTGAAAATCTTCTTAGCAACCTTGCAACAAGACTTTGCGGGAGTGGGGACATATTTTCTGGTGGAAGAGGTCCCGCATTCTCTTTTAATTACATTGCCAGAAATTTTGGAGTTTCTCTTGTGGACTTGGTTAGCTTCAGCAGTACAGATGAATTAAGTTGGAATTGTGGAGAAGAAGGACCTACAAACAACACTGCTATTCTTGAAAGACGACTCAAGCAAATCCGTAATTTCCTCTTCATCTTGTTTGTGTCATTAGGAGTACCTGTTCTGAACATGGGAGATGAATGTGGCCAGTCTTCTGGTGGTTTTACTGCATATGATGGTATAAAGCCTTTCAGTTGGAGTTCTTTGAAAACAGGCTTCGGTAAACAAACCTCacaattcattttctttttaagttcaTTTAGAAGGAGGAGAAGTGATCTTCTTCAGAGGATGAGcttcttaaaagaagaaaacattGAATGGTATGGAAGTGATGGGGCCCCACCAAGATGGGAAGACCTATCCTGCAAGTTCCTAGCCATGGCTTTGAAGGCCGAAGAAAAGGAGTTTCTAGAGAGCTCTGTATCTTCTGATATATCCGGCGATCTATTTATTGCTTTCAATGCAGCTGGTCATCCAGAAACTGCAGTTTTACCCTTGCCTCCAGAAGGAATGTTATGGTACCGTTTAGTTGACACGGCTCTTCCATTTCCTGGCTTTTTCTCGGCCAGTGGTGAAGTTGTTCCTGAGCAGACAGCAGGTTTATTTACTTATCGAATGAAGTCTTACAGCTGCACTTTGTTTGAGGCAAATAATAGTAccatttaa